From a region of the Seleniivibrio woodruffii genome:
- a CDS encoding sensor histidine kinase: MFIEYLIYLFYGLAFIILGVAVFAKDKRFSKLKIAGILWLLGLFGLIHGVHEWMDLYRLFGFHEGDDIIFNPAFRLAVMSASFLVLLVYGIRLNLIVSSKLNKTSHALKYIAAGSVATLLVTSAVFYFNWDTENSAAMFVRCFLGFPSALLSGIGMIGYSRAVRHMSAEGAGSFAASGAAMIAYAFFTGLFPSETLIPALNIKIVAVRGVCAIVILHFMMKALTVFDIEYMNMLETRLQRLAQSEKLSSIGKLAAGIAHEINNPLANASLGIEIIKDRISDDMVMAKLESVEKSIDRASKIAGELLLYAREKEAEFVSFNVSELLDSIKTLISHSPAGRLVVYGDIEDAKISGIIWKLEEVLINLIMNSCEATEGDGEILISSSFSNGFSYITVEDRGTGIPPEYLSRIFDPFFTTKDVGEGTGMGLSICYNIVKMHGGDISIENRMSGGVRAVVSIPAERADG; encoded by the coding sequence ATGTTTATCGAATACCTTATATATCTTTTTTATGGTCTGGCTTTCATAATTCTCGGAGTTGCCGTTTTTGCCAAAGACAAACGGTTCAGCAAACTTAAGATAGCGGGTATACTCTGGCTTTTGGGCCTGTTCGGGCTGATCCATGGTGTGCACGAGTGGATGGATCTCTACAGGCTTTTCGGGTTCCATGAAGGCGATGACATAATATTCAATCCTGCTTTCAGGCTTGCTGTAATGAGTGCATCCTTTCTGGTGCTCCTTGTTTACGGAATAAGGCTCAACCTCATTGTTTCCTCAAAACTGAATAAGACTTCACATGCATTAAAATACATCGCTGCCGGATCGGTGGCTACTCTGCTTGTTACGTCAGCGGTTTTCTATTTTAACTGGGATACGGAGAACAGTGCTGCCATGTTTGTGCGCTGTTTTCTCGGGTTTCCTTCGGCGCTTCTTTCCGGAATCGGGATGATAGGATATTCCAGAGCGGTCAGACATATGTCGGCTGAGGGAGCCGGAAGCTTTGCTGCATCCGGTGCGGCGATGATAGCCTATGCCTTTTTTACCGGTCTTTTTCCTTCCGAAACGCTTATTCCGGCACTCAATATTAAAATTGTTGCTGTCCGGGGAGTCTGCGCCATCGTTATTCTGCATTTCATGATGAAGGCTCTGACCGTTTTTGACATTGAATATATGAATATGCTTGAGACAAGACTTCAGAGGCTTGCTCAGTCTGAAAAGCTTTCGTCTATAGGCAAGCTGGCTGCCGGCATTGCCCATGAGATAAATAATCCCCTTGCGAATGCATCCCTTGGCATAGAGATAATCAAAGATCGGATAAGCGATGATATGGTAATGGCAAAGCTGGAATCTGTGGAAAAAAGTATAGACAGAGCATCGAAGATTGCCGGAGAGCTTCTGCTTTATGCAAGGGAGAAAGAGGCCGAGTTTGTAAGCTTTAACGTTTCAGAACTTTTAGACAGCATTAAAACACTTATTTCACACAGTCCTGCGGGGCGTCTTGTTGTTTACGGGGATATTGAAGATGCAAAAATTTCCGGAATAATCTGGAAGCTCGAAGAGGTACTTATCAATCTGATAATGAACAGCTGCGAAGCCACCGAAGGTGACGGTGAAATTCTCATAAGCTCTTCATTCAGTAATGGATTTTCTTATATAACTGTTGAAGACAGGGGAACAGGGATACCTCCGGAATATCTTTCGAGGATATTTGATCCTTTTTTTACAACCAAAGATGTGGGAGAAGGAACCGGAATGGGGCTTTCCATATGTTATAATATAGTTAAGATGCACGGTGGTGATATTTCCATAGAGAACAGGATGAGCGGCGGTGTGCGTGCCGTTGTGTCTATTCCGGCGGAGAGAGCAGATGGATGA
- a CDS encoding response regulator, protein MDEKILIVDDDDELRSNIDEILVVAGFQTRQASGASEAMKMIQADCPDLIIVDYMMPEINGMELISSVKKSHPSVKIIMITAFAAIESAVEAMKKGADDYISKPFKKDALILSVRKNLEEVRFARCIIRLNMDDTLSCISNNTRRQILMMLFRDGKMRFMDITRALGIEDHTKVNFHLKALKQNGLIEQNEDKEYLLSAGGLNVIDCLQVMSSKVSS, encoded by the coding sequence ATGGATGAAAAGATTCTGATAGTTGACGATGATGACGAACTGAGATCTAACATTGATGAAATACTGGTTGTCGCAGGATTTCAGACGCGGCAGGCATCCGGTGCGTCAGAAGCCATGAAGATGATTCAGGCTGACTGTCCGGATCTTATAATCGTTGATTATATGATGCCGGAAATAAACGGAATGGAGCTTATCTCCTCTGTTAAAAAGAGCCACCCGTCTGTGAAAATAATAATGATAACTGCTTTCGCCGCAATTGAGAGTGCTGTTGAGGCTATGAAAAAAGGTGCGGACGACTATATTTCAAAACCTTTTAAAAAGGATGCTCTGATACTGTCAGTCAGAAAAAATCTTGAAGAGGTTCGTTTTGCCAGATGCATAATCAGGCTGAATATGGATGATACCCTGTCCTGTATATCAAATAATACCAGAAGGCAGATACTTATGATGCTGTTCAGGGACGGAAAAATGCGTTTTATGGATATAACAAGGGCGCTGGGGATTGAAGACCACACAAAGGTCAATTTTCATCTGAAGGCGCTGAAACAGAACGGACTTATCGAGCAGAATGAGGATAAGGAATATCTTTTAAGCGCCGGCGGGCTTAATGTTATAGACTGCCTTCAGGTAATGTCATCAAAAGTATCATCATGA
- the mscL gene encoding large-conductance mechanosensitive channel protein MscL: protein MSIIQEFKKFAMRGNVVDLAVGIIIGGAFGKIVSSLVADVIMPPIGLILGNVNFADLAITLKEASGDKAAVTLNYGSFIQSVVDFSIVAFAVFMLIKGINSMKKKEEEAPAAPPAPTKEEVLLTEIRDILKSK from the coding sequence ATGTCTATAATTCAGGAATTCAAAAAATTTGCAATGCGTGGTAACGTGGTCGATCTGGCCGTGGGTATAATCATCGGCGGTGCTTTCGGCAAAATAGTTTCCAGTCTTGTTGCGGACGTAATTATGCCGCCTATCGGACTTATCCTAGGCAACGTCAATTTTGCAGACCTTGCAATCACTCTTAAAGAGGCCTCAGGGGATAAAGCGGCGGTCACCCTTAACTATGGAAGCTTCATCCAGTCCGTTGTGGATTTTTCAATCGTGGCCTTTGCAGTGTTTATGCTCATTAAGGGTATCAACAGCATGAAGAAGAAAGAGGAGGAAGCTCCTGCCGCACCTCCCGCTCCTACCAAGGAGGAAGTGCTCCTTACCGAGATAAGAGACATATTGAAGAGTAAATAA
- the rpsT gene encoding 30S ribosomal protein S20, producing MNDVAHTISALKRIRQSEKRNLRNKSYKSKMRTMVKKFTAAATTGDAQTAEAAFKTATSTIASIGSKGVIHKNQVARRQSRLAKKLNALKTA from the coding sequence GTGAATGACGTGGCTCATACAATTTCTGCACTGAAAAGAATCCGTCAGAGCGAAAAAAGAAATCTTAGAAACAAGTCATACAAGTCTAAAATGAGAACTATGGTTAAAAAGTTTACAGCAGCCGCTACAACAGGCGATGCTCAGACAGCTGAAGCAGCGTTCAAAACTGCTACAAGCACTATAGCTTCTATCGGATCTAAAGGCGTTATCCACAAAAATCAGGTGGCTCGCCGTCAGTCCAGACTTGCTAAGAAGCTCAACGCTCTTAAAACTGCTTAA
- a CDS encoding alanyl-tRNA editing protein translates to MSVEKLFWKDPYLTACTARVTSVNGDRITLSHTVAYAFEGGQQSDIGTIGGFEILTAERDGFEIFYTLPSDHNLCKGDEADVHIDWSKRYRIMRLHFAAELVLELVYQNYGHPEKIGANITHDKARVDFAWEGNIASTFDFLNNELKRLIEADHPIICDFDDIEKEHRFWRIEGFAQVPCGGTHVRSTSEVGWLTLKRVNPGKGKERIEIYLND, encoded by the coding sequence ATGTCTGTTGAAAAACTATTCTGGAAAGATCCATATCTGACAGCCTGCACAGCAAGGGTAACTTCCGTTAACGGAGACAGAATAACCCTGAGCCACACCGTTGCGTATGCCTTCGAGGGCGGTCAGCAGTCGGACATCGGAACAATAGGCGGATTTGAAATATTGACGGCTGAACGGGACGGATTTGAAATATTCTACACCCTGCCCTCAGACCACAACCTCTGTAAAGGGGACGAGGCTGATGTGCACATTGACTGGTCAAAAAGATACCGGATCATGCGTCTGCACTTTGCGGCGGAGCTTGTTCTCGAACTGGTTTACCAGAACTACGGTCACCCCGAAAAAATAGGCGCAAACATAACCCACGACAAGGCGAGAGTTGATTTTGCATGGGAGGGAAACATAGCTTCCACTTTCGATTTCCTGAATAACGAGCTTAAAAGACTCATTGAAGCGGATCATCCCATCATATGTGATTTTGACGATATCGAAAAAGAGCACCGTTTCTGGCGTATAGAAGGCTTTGCACAGGTCCCATGCGGCGGGACACACGTCCGCTCCACAAGTGAAGTAGGCTGGCTGACACTGAAACGTGTCAACCCGGGAAAAGGCAAAGAAAGAATAGAGATATACCTTAACGATTAA
- a CDS encoding glycosyltransferase family 9 protein yields MLKIAAVKTGAIGDLIQTTPALSALKHQHPRSEITLICGAEYAHVLKDHPSISGVRTFSSERLYSGLMPFETLRILLMLRGFDKIYIFHTDPKWHFLGKLAGAKCSVKEKGIRRHLWHLKTVYADNAFGYSFRPETMVCELPDKPYIAIAAGGGRNARRHTPQRIWDKQAELALKIAQETGYSVVLLGTDEDRLNVSHPKIFDYTGKTTLSDCFHIIDNAEHYIGCDSGLTHLAACTATPITVICGPTDPNEALPPDITNVITSPLPCAPCDRDGVPACGENSCMAKIDITEVLRIIQKKSSAHKDMQSL; encoded by the coding sequence ATGCTAAAGATTGCGGCAGTTAAAACCGGAGCCATAGGCGACCTTATCCAGACCACACCTGCCCTCTCCGCTCTGAAACATCAACACCCACGAAGCGAAATAACCCTTATCTGCGGCGCAGAATACGCCCACGTTCTGAAAGACCATCCGTCGATATCAGGCGTCCGCACATTCAGCTCAGAAAGACTTTACAGCGGCCTGATGCCTTTTGAGACGCTCCGCATTCTTCTGATGCTGAGGGGATTTGACAAAATCTATATCTTTCATACCGACCCAAAATGGCACTTTCTGGGAAAACTGGCAGGTGCGAAATGCTCCGTTAAAGAGAAAGGCATTCGCAGACATCTCTGGCATCTCAAAACCGTTTATGCTGATAATGCCTTCGGCTATTCTTTCCGGCCGGAAACAATGGTCTGCGAACTGCCGGACAAGCCATACATAGCCATTGCGGCCGGAGGCGGCAGAAATGCACGCAGACATACGCCTCAGAGGATATGGGACAAACAGGCGGAACTGGCATTAAAGATAGCTCAGGAGACCGGATATTCCGTTGTTCTGTTGGGAACAGACGAAGACAGACTGAACGTCAGCCATCCGAAGATATTTGACTACACAGGCAAAACAACCCTATCGGACTGTTTCCACATCATAGACAATGCAGAGCATTACATAGGCTGCGACAGCGGACTGACCCACCTTGCCGCCTGTACCGCAACGCCGATTACCGTTATCTGCGGACCGACAGACCCGAACGAAGCCTTGCCGCCCGATATCACCAACGTTATCACATCGCCCCTGCCCTGTGCTCCATGCGACAGAGACGGCGTTCCCGCCTGCGGGGAAAATAGTTGCATGGCGAAAATAGATATCACGGAAGTTCTGAGGATAATACAAAAAAAAAGCTCTGCACATAAGGATATGCAGAGCTTATGA
- a CDS encoding cytochrome c3 family protein — MNRSVLLKPAMGVLAAFAVLLLAPALHAAVIKGTVKDVSGQVIEKASVYLIPASDVEAMAQTPTIIKKDSPNDEPLEDNLAANKDKYKSAVTDAKGAFVIKNAADEKYFVYVVPADSAYLPGGDKANKSLTPASLKGKPLNILLSGNTPEGAQYTGSSKCLTCHKEYMSVKKTLHKLGIKKAGQVSGLQDMSDFPEYDKGLNFLKKGQKVYFYAYNKDRNWDKYLASVKEPKDPASVSFTAYFYTAQDGTVKVKMENMKNTADPAREYTVEMTYGGGLYKQRYLLRIGKNMFPFLQFNPNGDDAYGDRTRMQFRDYHGDWFYDEANLKLKDAPLAKSFEKECASCHYNGYGLKKLESGEYIAEAANDPKGEADIDGDGIHNELNLGCETCHGPGSAHVKAPKAKKASSIVSPAKLSAERATVICGQCHSRPQGNLNNDQPVDKNNRMMLPGTSRNNYLLNNTTREDAAKNDFWADGLHSKSHHQQYTDFIKSAKYRNGDILVTCTSCHAPHGGTKFAHQLKSDAVTPKATLCQSCHKDVKDIEKHTEKTVGMAHGKDTEITCTSCHSVKTAQTGAGFGRGQQTADGKNYWQNDITTHLFSKPPRKGHAGVFGVEAGKSMPTPYTGSCGKCHDVNAK, encoded by the coding sequence ATGAACCGTTCAGTTTTATTGAAACCGGCTATGGGGGTTTTGGCGGCATTTGCTGTGCTTCTGCTCGCTCCTGCTCTCCATGCCGCTGTTATCAAAGGAACAGTTAAGGACGTATCTGGACAGGTGATAGAAAAAGCATCCGTCTATCTTATCCCTGCATCCGATGTTGAAGCAATGGCGCAGACCCCCACAATTATTAAGAAGGATTCGCCCAACGACGAACCCCTTGAGGATAATCTGGCGGCAAATAAGGATAAATACAAGTCTGCCGTAACGGATGCCAAAGGCGCATTTGTAATTAAAAATGCGGCCGATGAAAAATATTTCGTTTATGTTGTGCCTGCCGATTCCGCATATCTCCCCGGCGGCGACAAAGCGAACAAATCCTTAACCCCCGCATCTCTTAAAGGTAAACCTCTGAATATTCTGCTTTCAGGCAACACACCCGAAGGTGCTCAGTATACCGGCTCATCAAAATGCCTCACCTGCCACAAGGAATATATGTCCGTTAAAAAGACACTCCACAAACTCGGCATAAAGAAAGCCGGACAGGTTAGCGGGCTGCAGGATATGTCCGATTTCCCCGAATACGACAAAGGTCTTAATTTCCTGAAAAAAGGGCAGAAAGTTTATTTCTACGCATACAACAAAGACAGAAACTGGGACAAATATCTTGCATCTGTAAAAGAGCCTAAAGATCCCGCCTCTGTCAGCTTCACTGCGTATTTTTACACAGCTCAGGACGGCACTGTAAAAGTTAAGATGGAAAACATGAAAAACACCGCCGACCCCGCACGTGAATACACTGTCGAAATGACATACGGCGGCGGACTCTACAAGCAGAGATACCTTCTGCGTATAGGCAAAAACATGTTCCCGTTCCTTCAGTTTAACCCCAACGGCGATGATGCATACGGTGACAGAACAAGGATGCAGTTCAGAGACTACCACGGCGACTGGTTCTATGACGAAGCGAACCTTAAGCTGAAAGACGCACCCCTTGCAAAATCATTCGAAAAAGAGTGCGCATCATGCCATTACAACGGATACGGGCTTAAAAAGCTCGAAAGCGGCGAATATATTGCAGAAGCTGCGAACGATCCCAAAGGCGAAGCGGACATTGACGGCGACGGAATACACAACGAACTTAACCTCGGCTGCGAAACATGCCACGGCCCAGGTTCCGCACATGTTAAAGCACCCAAAGCCAAAAAAGCATCCTCAATAGTCAGCCCCGCAAAGCTTTCTGCCGAGCGTGCAACCGTTATCTGCGGACAGTGCCACTCCAGACCTCAGGGCAACCTGAACAACGACCAGCCTGTTGACAAAAACAACAGAATGATGCTCCCCGGCACAAGCAGAAACAACTATCTGCTGAACAACACAACCAGAGAGGACGCTGCGAAGAACGATTTCTGGGCAGACGGGCTCCATTCGAAATCACACCATCAGCAGTACACTGATTTCATAAAATCAGCCAAATACCGTAACGGAGATATTCTGGTGACCTGTACAAGCTGTCATGCCCCTCATGGCGGCACTAAATTCGCACATCAGCTGAAATCAGACGCTGTAACGCCTAAGGCGACACTCTGCCAGTCATGCCACAAAGATGTGAAGGATATCGAAAAGCACACAGAAAAAACAGTGGGAATGGCTCACGGTAAAGATACTGAAATAACCTGCACAAGCTGTCACTCTGTTAAAACTGCACAGACAGGCGCAGGTTTCGGAAGAGGTCAGCAGACTGCTGACGGCAAAAACTACTGGCAGAACGACATAACCACGCACCTTTTCTCAAAGCCTCCGAGAAAAGGACATGCAGGTGTGTTCGGGGTTGAGGCGGGTAAATCCATGCCTACTCCCTACACAGGTTCATGCGGAAAATGCCACGACGTAAACGCTAAATAA